From a region of the Deinococcus metallilatus genome:
- a CDS encoding glycosyltransferase, with the protein MKLPGDRLTVCLLTSSAEPSGMGEHMLTLARELEERYRVVLVAPPVQGGRALLDRAAALGLEVLPLDARGERPDWLPLRDWLRRHRVAVFHGHAGVGWEGHSALWAAREAGVPAILRTEHLPDVITLPRERESHRRAVAAVDRLICVSEAARQSFLAAGFPADKLRVVHNGIAPHLGAADRPGVRARLGLPPDAQLVLTVARFSKQKGHRFLLEAVPAVLGRCPRAHFVWAGTGPLLGRLRARVARLGLARRVHLVGQRDDIPDLMAAADVFVLPSLFEGLPLAVLEAMAAGLPVIGTDVCGTGEAVQDGFSGWLVPPADPAALARALLEALTRPDLAAQRAAAGRARFGHEFSAGRMAAETARLYEEVLAERPRREPLPASLPLPERPPERGAWAGERHAQPEPAE; encoded by the coding sequence GTGAAGCTGCCGGGCGACCGGCTGACCGTCTGCCTGCTGACCAGCAGCGCCGAACCGTCGGGCATGGGCGAACACATGCTCACCCTCGCCCGTGAACTGGAGGAACGTTACCGGGTCGTGCTGGTCGCGCCCCCCGTGCAGGGTGGCCGCGCCCTGCTGGACCGGGCCGCCGCGCTGGGGCTGGAGGTGCTGCCGCTGGACGCGCGGGGTGAGCGGCCCGACTGGCTGCCGCTCCGCGACTGGCTGAGGCGCCACCGGGTCGCCGTCTTTCACGGGCACGCCGGAGTGGGCTGGGAAGGCCACAGCGCCCTCTGGGCCGCCCGTGAGGCGGGCGTCCCGGCGATCCTGCGAACCGAACACCTCCCCGATGTGATCACCCTTCCCCGGGAGCGCGAGAGCCACCGCCGGGCCGTGGCCGCCGTCGACCGGCTGATCTGCGTGTCGGAGGCGGCCCGGCAGAGTTTCCTCGCGGCCGGTTTCCCGGCAGACAAGCTGCGGGTCGTGCATAACGGGATCGCGCCCCATCTGGGAGCGGCCGACCGCCCCGGCGTGCGCGCCCGGCTCGGCCTGCCGCCGGACGCGCAACTGGTGCTCACGGTCGCCCGCTTCAGCAAGCAAAAAGGGCACCGCTTTCTGCTGGAAGCCGTCCCCGCCGTCCTGGGCCGCTGTCCCCGGGCCCACTTCGTCTGGGCCGGGACGGGACCGCTCCTGGGGAGGCTGCGGGCGCGGGTGGCCCGGCTCGGCCTCGCGCGGCGGGTTCACCTGGTCGGCCAGCGGGACGACATTCCCGACCTGATGGCCGCCGCCGACGTGTTCGTGCTGCCCTCGCTGTTCGAGGGGCTGCCGCTGGCCGTGCTGGAGGCGATGGCCGCGGGCCTCCCGGTCATCGGCACCGACGTGTGCGGCACCGGGGAGGCGGTGCAGGACGGCTTCAGCGGCTGGCTGGTGCCCCCGGCCGACCCGGCGGCGCTGGCGCGGGCCTTGCTGGAGGCGCTCACACGGCCCGATCTGGCCGCGCAGCGGGCGGCGGCGGGCCGGGCCCGCTTCGGGCACGAGTTCAGCGCGGGCCGCATGGCCGCCGAGACGGCCCGTCTCTACGAGGAGGTGCTGGCGGAGCGGCCCCGGCGCGAGCCGCTCCCGGCCTCCTTGCCGTTGCCGGAACGCCCGCCCGAGCGAGGAGCCTGGGCGGGCGAACGGCACGCCCAGCCCGAACCAGCAGAGTGA
- a CDS encoding RNA-guided endonuclease InsQ/TnpB family protein, translating into MPETGSAVGLDLGTTHFLITSNGEVKDNPRFLQSTLKKLRVAQRSLSRKKRGSKRRRKAKQHVARIHRKVARQRLDFHHKAARSLVNQHDLIAHEDLNVKGMGQGNLARSIHDVGWGQFLNLLSLKAADAGRRVIGVDPRFTSQRCSKCGHTEKANRRSQAVFVCVSCGHEANADHNAALNILGRAAPSGHNGRGQPYAVV; encoded by the coding sequence CTGCCCGAAACGGGCAGCGCAGTTGGACTCGACCTCGGCACCACCCACTTCCTCATCACCTCAAATGGGGAGGTCAAAGACAACCCCCGTTTCCTTCAGTCCACCCTGAAAAAGCTCCGGGTAGCTCAACGTTCTCTCTCCCGCAAGAAGCGGGGTAGCAAGCGGCGCAGAAAGGCCAAACAGCACGTCGCCAGGATTCACCGCAAGGTGGCGCGGCAACGTCTGGACTTCCACCACAAGGCTGCTCGCAGCCTCGTCAATCAGCACGACCTCATCGCCCATGAAGACCTGAACGTGAAGGGGATGGGGCAAGGCAACCTTGCCCGCTCCATTCACGATGTCGGGTGGGGCCAGTTTCTCAACCTTCTCTCCCTCAAAGCGGCGGATGCTGGACGGAGAGTTATCGGCGTAGACCCGCGTTTCACCTCGCAACGCTGCTCAAAGTGCGGACATACCGAGAAAGCCAACAGGCGCTCTCAGGCGGTGTTCGTGTGCGTGTCCTGCGGTCATGAGGCGAACGCCGACCACAACGCCGCTTTGAACATTCTGGGGCGGGCAGCCCCTTCGGGCCATAATGGTAGAGGACAACCTTATGCCGTGGTCTGA
- a CDS encoding glycoside hydrolase family 2 protein, which produces MVPDAAHPTPLLARDHWRDLNGPWRFCYDDEGRWGHPSEVTFDREILVPYPPESRRSGIHDEGFHPVLWYSLTVTLTPEERAGRVLLHFGAVDYRATVWANGRLVAQHVGGYTPFTADITQQARAGETVEIVVRAQDDPHDLAKPRGKQDWQLHPHSIWYPRTTGIWQTVWLEPVPETYLQKVAWSSDMERWEIGLNVEVAGPLPPDLAVRVRLYRDEELLADDRYALRHPELTRQIALADPGIDDFRNDLLWSPNHPQLLRARLELVQGETVIDRVSSYTALRSVCVRGNRFLLNGRPYYLKMVLDQGYWPDSLMTATDEELRRDVELTRQLGFNGARKHQKIESPRWLYWCDVLGLLVWEEMPSPYRFTPAAVRRLTHEWEEVLARDKSHPCIVAWVPFNESWGVPDLPTNPAHRDYVRALYYLTKTLDPSRPVIGNDGWEHIATDILTIHDYTDDPEVLRQRYGTLESTRRTLKVQQPADRMLTLGGFQEKDQPVVLSEFGGIAYIPDQTSGWGYSQSQSEADFLNDYAALLAAIYDCHGLSGFCYTQLTDTFQEKNGLLYADRSPKANILALARSTQGNRTAREMTIDPLMNPYGYSASWRSRQYDPLLPTEVPTEVPEVSED; this is translated from the coding sequence ATGGTGCCTGACGCTGCCCACCCCACCCCGCTGCTCGCCCGCGACCACTGGCGCGACCTGAATGGCCCCTGGCGCTTCTGCTACGACGACGAGGGCCGCTGGGGGCATCCCAGCGAGGTGACCTTCGACCGCGAGATCCTGGTGCCCTATCCACCCGAGAGCCGCCGCAGCGGCATCCACGACGAGGGCTTTCATCCGGTCTTGTGGTACAGCCTGACGGTGACCCTCACGCCCGAGGAGCGCGCGGGGCGGGTGCTGCTGCACTTCGGGGCGGTGGATTACCGCGCCACCGTCTGGGCGAATGGCCGCCTGGTCGCGCAACACGTGGGCGGGTACACGCCCTTTACCGCCGACATCACCCAGCAGGCCCGCGCCGGGGAGACGGTCGAGATCGTGGTGCGCGCGCAGGACGACCCGCACGACCTGGCCAAACCGCGCGGCAAGCAGGACTGGCAGCTTCACCCGCATTCGATCTGGTATCCCCGCACGACCGGCATCTGGCAGACCGTCTGGTTGGAGCCGGTCCCCGAGACGTACCTCCAGAAGGTGGCCTGGTCGAGCGACATGGAACGCTGGGAGATCGGCCTGAACGTCGAGGTGGCTGGCCCCCTGCCCCCCGACCTGGCCGTGCGGGTGCGGCTGTACCGCGACGAGGAACTGCTGGCCGACGACCGCTACGCCCTGCGCCACCCCGAGCTGACCCGGCAGATCGCCCTGGCCGACCCCGGGATCGACGACTTCCGCAACGACCTGCTGTGGAGTCCCAACCATCCGCAACTGCTGCGGGCCAGGCTGGAGCTGGTGCAGGGTGAGACGGTCATCGACCGGGTGTCCAGCTACACGGCGCTGCGGTCGGTCTGTGTCCGGGGAAACCGCTTCCTGCTCAATGGCCGCCCCTACTACCTCAAGATGGTGCTGGACCAGGGCTACTGGCCCGACAGCCTGATGACCGCCACCGACGAGGAACTGCGCCGGGACGTGGAGCTGACCCGGCAGCTGGGCTTCAACGGCGCGCGCAAGCACCAGAAGATCGAGAGTCCGCGCTGGCTGTACTGGTGTGACGTGCTGGGGCTGCTGGTCTGGGAGGAGATGCCCAGCCCCTACCGCTTCACGCCCGCGGCGGTTCGCCGCCTGACCCACGAGTGGGAGGAGGTGCTGGCCCGCGACAAGTCGCACCCCTGCATCGTCGCCTGGGTGCCCTTCAACGAGTCCTGGGGCGTGCCGGACCTGCCCACCAACCCGGCCCACCGCGACTACGTGCGGGCGCTCTATTACCTCACCAAGACCCTGGACCCGTCGCGCCCGGTGATCGGCAACGACGGCTGGGAACACATCGCGACCGACATCCTGACCATCCACGACTACACCGACGACCCCGAGGTGCTGCGCCAGCGGTACGGCACCCTGGAGTCCACCCGCCGGACCCTCAAGGTGCAGCAGCCCGCCGACCGGATGCTGACCCTGGGCGGCTTTCAGGAAAAGGACCAGCCGGTGGTGCTGTCGGAGTTCGGCGGCATCGCCTACATTCCCGACCAGACCAGCGGCTGGGGCTACAGCCAGTCGCAGAGCGAGGCGGACTTCCTGAACGATTACGCGGCGCTGCTGGCGGCCATCTACGACTGCCACGGCCTCTCCGGGTTCTGCTACACCCAGCTTACCGACACCTTTCAGGAGAAAAACGGCCTGCTGTACGCCGACCGCTCCCCCAAGGCCAACATCCTGGCCCTGGCCCGCAGCACCCAGGGCAACCGCACCGCCCGCGAGATGACCATCGACCCCCTGATGAACCCCTACGGCTACTCCGCCTCCTGGCGCTCCCGCCAGTACGACCCGCTGCTGCCCACGGAAGTGCCCACCGAGGTGCCCGAAGTCTCCGAGGACTGA